The following proteins are co-located in the Aggregatibacter aphrophilus ATCC 33389 genome:
- the secF gene encoding protein translocase subunit SecF, producing MNLENRSQPIKEIQGIKLPFRLVEFMKFRMWGYLASVVIIAVSLFFVFTKGFNWGLDFTGGVVVDTHFSQPADLEKIRTTLTQNGIESPLVQTTGGVRDVMIRLPATENAQIGDHVKKMLSTLDSDIQIRSIEFVGPNVGEELTQGAIYATLTTLIMLLLYVGMRFEWRLAIGGVLSLAHDVIVTLGAFSYLQIEMDLTFIAAILSVVGYSLNDSIVVFDRVRENFRKIRRIASIDIINISLTQTLSRTIMTSVTTLIVVIALFVFGGPTIHSFSLALLIGIGFGTYSSIFVAIAIAYDLGLDREHVVQPKVNKDDINELP from the coding sequence GTGAATTTAGAAAATAGAAGTCAGCCAATTAAAGAAATTCAAGGCATTAAACTCCCTTTCCGTTTAGTGGAATTCATGAAATTCCGTATGTGGGGCTATCTTGCTTCCGTGGTTATTATCGCAGTTTCATTATTCTTTGTGTTTACCAAAGGCTTCAACTGGGGCTTAGATTTCACCGGTGGCGTGGTGGTGGATACGCACTTTTCCCAACCTGCGGATTTGGAAAAAATACGTACTACCCTTACTCAAAACGGTATCGAAAGCCCACTCGTGCAAACCACCGGTGGCGTACGTGATGTCATGATTCGCCTACCAGCAACGGAAAACGCACAAATCGGCGATCATGTGAAGAAAATGTTGAGCACATTGGATAGTGATATTCAAATTCGTTCCATTGAGTTTGTTGGGCCAAACGTAGGGGAAGAGTTAACTCAAGGTGCCATTTACGCGACTTTAACAACGCTTATTATGTTGTTACTTTATGTGGGTATGCGTTTTGAATGGCGCTTAGCAATCGGTGGTGTGCTTTCTTTAGCGCACGACGTGATTGTGACACTAGGTGCATTCTCTTACTTACAAATTGAAATGGATCTTACTTTCATCGCGGCGATTCTTTCCGTGGTGGGATATTCTTTAAACGATAGTATTGTGGTATTTGACCGAGTGCGTGAGAACTTCCGTAAAATCAGACGGATTGCTTCTATCGACATTATTAACATTTCATTAACACAAACTCTCTCCCGAACTATTATGACTTCAGTGACGACGTTAATTGTGGTGATCGCCCTTTTTGTCTTCGGCGGCCCGACAATCCATAGTTTCTCGTTGGCCCTCCTAATAGGTATCGGATTCGGGACATACTCTTCTATCTTCGTTGCGATTGCTATTGCATATGACTTAGGTCTTGACCGTGAACACGTGGTGCAACCCAAAGTCAACAAAGATGATATTAATGAGCTGCCTTAG
- the yajC gene encoding preprotein translocase subunit YajC, which translates to MEAQQGSPMSMLFIFIIFGLIFYFMIYRPQAKRNKEHKKLMSELTKGTEVLTAGGIIGKITKVPEKGDVIVIALNDKTEITINRNYIAAVLPKGTIETL; encoded by the coding sequence ATGGAAGCTCAACAAGGCAGCCCAATGTCAATGTTATTTATTTTCATTATCTTCGGATTGATTTTCTATTTTATGATTTATCGTCCGCAAGCAAAAAGAAATAAAGAACATAAAAAATTGATGTCCGAATTAACTAAAGGCACTGAAGTATTAACTGCCGGCGGTATCATCGGTAAAATCACCAAAGTGCCTGAAAAGGGCGATGTCATCGTTATCGCATTAAATGATAAAACCGAAATTACTATTAACCGTAATTACATTGCAGCCGTATTACCCAAAGGCACAATCGAAACTCTTTAA
- a CDS encoding sulfurtransferase TusA family protein, translating to MEYQIDTREYRCPLPLLMTKKAVKTLTLNDVLTVLLSSESNIEDFRLLCEEQDLSFVVTNQSQRSIKITKIKE from the coding sequence ATGGAATATCAAATTGATACTCGTGAGTATCGTTGTCCTCTGCCATTATTAATGACGAAGAAAGCCGTCAAAACATTAACCCTAAATGATGTATTGACGGTGTTGCTTTCATCGGAAAGTAACATTGAAGATTTTCGTTTGTTGTGCGAAGAACAAGATTTATCTTTCGTCGTGACAAATCAGTCTCAACGAAGTATTAAAATAACCAAAATCAAGGAATAG
- the adhE gene encoding bifunctional acetaldehyde-CoA/alcohol dehydrogenase, with amino-acid sequence MSNVENAVSPAQAEVNALVEKGLVALKEFRQLNQEQVNYIVAKASVAALDQHGVLAMHAYEETGRGVFEDKATKNLFACEYVVNNMRHLKTVGVISENDVTGITEIADPVGVICGITPTTNPTSTAIFKSLIALKTRNPIIFAFHPSAQQSSAHAARIVYEAAIAAGAPRNCIQWIEKPSMEGTSALMKHPGIATILATGGNAMVEAAYSCGKPALGVGAGNVPAYVEKSANLKQAVHDIVMSKSFDNGMVCASEQAAIVDEEIYNDFVKEMLSYGVYMVNKKEKAMLEEFMFGTKANSKNYGGAKLNANVVGKPAAWIAEQAGFKVPPRTNILLAECKEVGEKEPLTREKLSPVLALIKSTSREDGLEKAEQMVEFHGLGHSAAIHTSDAELAKEFGKRVKAIRVIWNSPSTFGGIGDVYNAFLPSLTLGCGSYGKNSVGNNVSAVNLINIKRVGRRRNNMQWFKVPSKIYFERDSIQYLQSMGGMERVVIVTDRTMVDLGFVEKIAHQITARGNHVTYQLFADVEPDPSIETVRRGTELIRNYKPDTIIALGGGSAMDAAKVMWLFYEQPEVDFRDLVQKFMDIRKRAFKFPQLGRKARFIGIPTTSGTGSEVTPFAVITEGNKKYPIADYSLTPTVAIVDPALVITVPAHVAADTGLDVLTHATEAYVSILASDFTDGLALQAIKLVFEFLEKSVNEKDPEARERMHNASTMAGMAFANAFLGMNHSLAHKIGGRFHTPHGRTNAILMPHVIRYNGTRPEKTATWPKYNYYKADVKYQDIARMLGLPCSTPEEGVRSYAQACYDLAVRCGIKMSFKEQGLDEKAWMDARRDVALLAFEDQCSPANPRLPMVEDMQTILTRAYYGYDPKDY; translated from the coding sequence ATGAGTAATGTTGAAAATGCAGTAAGTCCTGCACAAGCAGAAGTGAATGCTCTGGTTGAAAAAGGTTTGGTTGCGCTGAAAGAATTCCGCCAATTGAACCAAGAGCAGGTGAACTACATTGTGGCGAAAGCCTCTGTGGCGGCGCTGGATCAACATGGTGTGCTGGCGATGCACGCTTATGAAGAAACCGGGCGCGGCGTATTTGAGGATAAAGCGACCAAAAATTTATTCGCCTGTGAATATGTCGTTAACAATATGCGGCATTTAAAAACCGTCGGCGTAATAAGTGAAAATGATGTAACAGGCATCACCGAAATCGCCGATCCTGTGGGCGTCATCTGTGGGATCACCCCGACAACCAACCCGACATCCACCGCCATTTTCAAGTCCCTCATTGCGCTAAAAACCCGTAACCCAATCATTTTTGCCTTCCACCCCTCCGCCCAACAATCTTCCGCGCACGCCGCCCGCATTGTGTATGAAGCTGCTATTGCCGCCGGTGCGCCGAGAAATTGTATTCAATGGATCGAAAAACCATCTATGGAAGGCACATCCGCTTTAATGAAACACCCGGGCATCGCCACCATCCTTGCTACCGGCGGGAATGCCATGGTAGAAGCTGCTTATTCCTGCGGCAAACCGGCATTGGGCGTCGGTGCAGGTAACGTGCCGGCTTATGTGGAAAAATCCGCCAACTTAAAACAAGCAGTGCACGACATCGTGATGTCTAAATCCTTCGATAACGGCATGGTGTGCGCCTCCGAACAGGCGGCCATCGTCGATGAAGAAATCTATAACGATTTTGTAAAAGAAATGCTTTCTTACGGCGTTTATATGGTGAACAAGAAAGAAAAAGCCATGCTGGAAGAATTCATGTTCGGCACAAAAGCCAACAGCAAGAACTATGGCGGCGCGAAACTGAATGCCAATGTGGTGGGTAAACCTGCCGCCTGGATTGCGGAACAGGCGGGCTTCAAAGTGCCACCGCGAACCAATATTCTGCTTGCCGAATGTAAAGAAGTGGGCGAAAAAGAGCCGCTAACCCGTGAAAAACTTTCTCCGGTACTGGCTTTAATTAAATCTACCTCCCGTGAAGACGGTCTTGAAAAAGCGGAACAAATGGTGGAATTCCACGGTTTGGGTCACTCCGCCGCCATTCACACCTCCGATGCGGAGCTTGCCAAAGAATTTGGTAAACGGGTGAAAGCCATTCGCGTTATCTGGAACTCGCCTTCTACCTTCGGCGGTATCGGTGATGTGTATAACGCCTTCCTGCCTTCCCTTACGTTAGGTTGTGGTTCTTATGGTAAAAATTCCGTGGGCAACAACGTAAGTGCGGTCAATTTAATTAACATTAAACGAGTAGGCAGACGGAGAAACAATATGCAATGGTTTAAAGTGCCGTCAAAAATCTATTTTGAACGGGATTCAATTCAATATCTTCAATCCATGGGCGGCATGGAACGCGTGGTCATCGTCACCGACCGTACCATGGTGGACTTAGGTTTCGTAGAAAAAATCGCCCACCAAATTACGGCTCGTGGCAATCACGTAACCTACCAATTATTTGCCGATGTAGAACCGGATCCGTCCATTGAAACCGTACGCCGTGGTACGGAGTTAATCCGTAACTATAAACCGGATACCATTATCGCCCTGGGTGGTGGTTCGGCAATGGATGCGGCAAAAGTGATGTGGTTATTCTATGAACAACCGGAAGTGGATTTCCGCGATTTGGTACAGAAATTCATGGATATACGTAAACGCGCGTTTAAATTCCCGCAACTAGGTCGTAAAGCCAGATTTATCGGTATTCCGACAACATCCGGTACCGGTTCTGAAGTGACACCGTTTGCGGTTATCACCGAAGGTAATAAAAAGTACCCGATTGCCGACTACTCGCTTACCCCGACCGTCGCCATTGTGGATCCGGCATTAGTGATCACTGTACCGGCACATGTCGCCGCCGACACCGGCTTGGACGTATTAACCCACGCCACCGAAGCTTATGTATCCATTCTTGCTAGCGACTTCACCGATGGTCTTGCACTGCAAGCCATTAAACTGGTGTTTGAGTTCCTGGAAAAATCCGTGAACGAAAAAGATCCTGAAGCGCGCGAAAGAATGCACAACGCCTCCACCATGGCAGGTATGGCATTCGCCAATGCGTTTTTAGGGATGAACCACTCCCTTGCCCACAAAATCGGCGGGCGTTTCCATACACCACACGGACGCACCAACGCGATTTTAATGCCGCACGTGATTCGTTATAACGGTACTCGTCCGGAAAAAACTGCTACGTGGCCGAAATATAATTACTACAAAGCAGATGTAAAATACCAAGACATCGCCCGTATGCTCGGCTTGCCTTGCAGCACACCGGAAGAAGGCGTACGTTCTTACGCCCAAGCCTGCTACGATTTAGCTGTGCGTTGTGGCATTAAGATGTCTTTCAAAGAACAAGGCTTGGATGAAAAAGCGTGGATGGATGCCCGTCGTGATGTGGCACTGCTCGCCTTTGAAGACCAATGTTCCCCGGCAAACCCTCGTTTACCGATGGTAGAAGATATGCAAACGATTCTAACTCGAGCTTATTATGGGTATGATCCGAAGGATTATTAA
- a CDS encoding TonB-dependent receptor domain-containing protein, which produces MNFKFKKSQKSDKRNPTLLFLTTLICTSQSIDAAPQTTVLPDIVVTGQSKTSYEDELESYLKSGSYSYLNDTKIQRFRGSSVGDFLSGIPGVMVGNKRNSGAITPIIRGIANENRIPVLIDDSLQSIPSWQGYAGSSTRTYLDPDLISRVEIEKGPSLKADATGATGGVVRMNTVGYKDIIPENKNWGLRLRFGTMSNTTDKPPLYTRGGYRTKWIDECRTNRSGKCPKQTYNPDAKYASKNPFQNLGKSYNYSLAFSKKWENADIVLAYAKKKQGNYFVGRHGAVPVIEDIEYKNEDDFEVHRDPTRKDRFGRPLVTEEDVRIGRLRFKEQNGYTYFRGGEEVLNTSQDNKSYLAKFNTYNDTHALNLTYRGYRSKFGELMPSITSFRGDGALQGEGTEVKTDSYSAKYIFDPTNPFIKLTLSGYYTKSDTSSFTPFIEDLVDFSSRHAHFTISEQKGLNLSNTSVAQIFDRPLTINYGISYSRERIHPPKDMAARVRAKGYPDNAVAPFYIRNAKRKEKSAFISLNYPITNWLKIDLGLRHIRTAIHDFQPRVEDKFVRKNMPDPKNSVCEPVRNNPFQKRCRIYSWPQPPSVKATSPIAMFTFEPHENAQIYIKYAEAVRSASLFQASRGFSTQIVDYQTYKLKPERQKNWEIGTNLLFDDIGGGDNLLGFKFAYFNNFTKDYLTRTSTQGRLQTVNIRSALFRGYETSAYFDMRSFYTQIGMTHYLKTKFCRRDDQVGRIRDTTQCFEGGISGSNLANTLPPKTTITTTVGFRFWDDKLELGARHNYYSKRIVSIFSPNNSTGETNSAEWKPYAIVDLFANYKISKDLTISATLDNLTNRYYLDANNMGLNPAPGRTLRLNLDYKFGSIFD; this is translated from the coding sequence ATGAATTTTAAATTTAAAAAATCTCAAAAAAGTGACAAACGCAACCCTACACTACTCTTTTTGACCACTTTGATCTGCACATCACAAAGTATCGATGCTGCCCCTCAAACTACGGTTCTACCGGACATAGTAGTTACCGGGCAAAGTAAAACTTCATACGAGGATGAACTGGAAAGCTATCTAAAATCCGGTTCGTACTCATATCTCAATGATACAAAAATTCAACGTTTTCGCGGCTCATCAGTAGGTGATTTTTTAAGCGGAATTCCGGGCGTCATGGTTGGCAACAAACGAAATAGCGGCGCTATAACCCCTATAATCAGAGGTATAGCCAACGAAAACAGAATTCCTGTATTGATCGATGATTCGCTTCAGTCTATCCCTTCGTGGCAAGGCTATGCAGGTTCAAGTACCAGAACATATCTGGATCCTGATCTCATCTCGCGCGTAGAAATAGAAAAAGGCCCGTCACTCAAAGCAGATGCTACCGGCGCCACAGGTGGTGTAGTGAGAATGAATACTGTAGGCTACAAAGACATAATCCCCGAAAATAAGAACTGGGGACTTCGCTTGCGGTTCGGCACGATGTCTAATACTACGGACAAACCGCCTCTTTATACACGCGGTGGATACCGCACTAAATGGATAGACGAATGTCGTACCAACCGTTCGGGTAAATGTCCGAAGCAAACCTATAATCCCGACGCGAAATACGCATCCAAAAATCCTTTTCAAAATTTAGGCAAAAGCTACAACTACTCGCTCGCATTTTCTAAAAAGTGGGAAAACGCCGACATTGTGTTGGCCTACGCCAAAAAGAAGCAGGGCAATTATTTCGTCGGACGCCATGGCGCCGTACCAGTGATAGAAGATATCGAATATAAAAATGAAGATGATTTTGAAGTACACAGAGACCCTACGAGAAAGGACAGATTCGGCAGACCTCTTGTGACTGAAGAAGATGTTAGGATCGGTAGGCTGAGATTTAAAGAGCAAAACGGTTATACCTACTTTCGTGGTGGCGAGGAAGTACTAAATACCAGCCAGGATAATAAGTCCTATCTGGCTAAGTTTAACACTTACAACGACACGCATGCTTTAAATTTGACCTACCGCGGCTATAGAAGCAAATTCGGCGAGCTGATGCCGTCCATTACGAGCTTTCGTGGAGACGGTGCGCTGCAGGGAGAAGGCACGGAAGTAAAGACCGATAGCTACAGCGCAAAATATATCTTCGATCCGACAAATCCATTTATCAAGCTAACTTTAAGCGGATATTACACTAAAAGTGACACTTCTAGCTTTACACCTTTCATCGAGGATCTGGTTGATTTCAGCTCTCGCCACGCGCACTTTACAATCTCCGAGCAGAAGGGACTAAATTTAAGCAACACCAGTGTAGCGCAAATTTTCGATAGACCACTAACGATAAACTACGGCATAAGTTACTCGCGCGAAAGAATTCATCCGCCTAAAGATATGGCTGCTAGAGTACGCGCAAAAGGCTATCCTGACAACGCTGTAGCACCGTTTTACATCAGAAACGCAAAGCGCAAAGAAAAAAGTGCCTTCATTTCGCTTAATTATCCGATCACGAACTGGCTTAAAATAGATCTAGGTCTGCGACACATCCGCACCGCAATTCATGATTTTCAGCCCAGAGTCGAAGATAAATTCGTACGCAAAAATATGCCCGATCCGAAGAATTCCGTCTGTGAACCGGTGCGCAACAACCCGTTTCAAAAAAGATGCCGGATTTATTCTTGGCCGCAACCTCCAAGCGTTAAGGCCACATCACCAATCGCGATGTTTACCTTCGAACCACATGAGAACGCGCAAATTTACATAAAATATGCCGAGGCTGTACGCTCAGCGAGTTTGTTTCAAGCATCGCGCGGATTTAGCACACAAATAGTCGATTATCAAACCTACAAGTTAAAGCCTGAGAGACAAAAGAACTGGGAAATTGGCACAAATCTATTATTTGATGATATAGGCGGTGGAGATAATCTTTTAGGTTTTAAATTTGCTTATTTTAATAACTTCACGAAAGATTATCTCACCAGAACGAGTACGCAAGGCAGACTACAAACCGTCAATATTAGATCCGCCCTTTTTCGTGGGTATGAGACTTCGGCATATTTTGATATGAGAAGCTTCTATACACAGATAGGTATGACACACTATCTAAAAACGAAATTTTGCCGTAGGGACGATCAAGTCGGACGAATAAGAGATACAACGCAGTGCTTTGAGGGCGGTATCAGCGGAAGCAATCTCGCCAATACGTTGCCTCCTAAAACAACGATAACGACTACAGTCGGATTTAGATTTTGGGATGATAAACTTGAACTGGGTGCGCGCCACAATTACTACTCAAAACGCATAGTTTCGATATTTTCGCCAAACAATAGTACCGGGGAGACAAATTCTGCCGAATGGAAGCCATATGCAATAGTCGATCTTTTCGCAAATTATAAAATTTCAAAGGATCTAACAATATCTGCAACGCTGGATAATCTAACTAACAGATATTATTTAGACGCGAACAATATGGGATTAAATCCTGCACCGGGCAGAACCTTGAGGTTAAACCTGGATTATAAATTTGGGTCTATATTTGATTAG
- a CDS encoding CoA-acylating methylmalonate-semialdehyde dehydrogenase: METVYNFINGKQVPSRGTKAHPIYNPATGEQIRQVIMSSPDDVNEAIEVAHKAFADWSATSPLRRARIMFKFKELLERDWDSLARLIVEEHGKVYSDACGELTRGLEVVEFSCGIPHLLKGEFSEQAGRGIDIHSSLQPLGVTVGITPFNFPVMVPMWMFPIALACGNTFILKPAKADPSLSIRLAELLKEAGLPDGVFNVVHGDRNDNEILLRDPRVHAVSFVGSTPAAAHVYKVGSEFGKRVQTFGAAKNHALIMPDADIESTANALLGAAFGAAGERCMALALAVTIDDETADKLVAALKPKVEALRYGPGIPKDGEKEMDFGPLITQQHLNNVTNYITTGVEEGATLVVDGRGKKPAGHENGFFIGGSLFDNVTGDMVIYKEEIFGPVLGIVRAKSFEEAMKLINEHPYGNGTAIFTSDGGAAREFAYHVQAGMVGINVPIPVPMSFHCFGGWKHSSYSTLNVYGPDGVRFYTKMKTVTTRWPNKYVIENAAFSMPTL; this comes from the coding sequence ATGGAAACTGTTTATAACTTTATTAATGGTAAACAAGTGCCAAGCAGAGGGACAAAAGCGCATCCGATTTATAATCCGGCAACAGGCGAGCAAATTCGCCAAGTGATCATGAGTTCGCCTGATGATGTCAATGAAGCGATTGAGGTTGCGCATAAAGCCTTTGCCGATTGGTCAGCGACCTCTCCGCTACGTCGTGCCCGTATTATGTTTAAATTTAAAGAATTATTGGAAAGAGATTGGGATTCATTGGCGCGTTTAATTGTTGAAGAACATGGTAAAGTTTATTCCGATGCCTGTGGTGAGTTGACACGTGGTTTGGAAGTGGTGGAGTTTTCATGCGGTATTCCTCATTTATTGAAAGGTGAATTTTCAGAGCAGGCAGGGCGTGGCATTGATATTCATTCTTCCTTACAACCATTAGGGGTAACTGTAGGTATTACGCCATTTAATTTCCCAGTAATGGTGCCGATGTGGATGTTCCCGATTGCATTAGCCTGTGGTAATACCTTTATTTTAAAACCGGCGAAAGCCGATCCTTCTTTGTCCATTCGTTTGGCTGAGTTGCTAAAAGAAGCCGGCTTGCCTGATGGTGTATTTAATGTGGTACATGGTGACCGTAATGACAATGAAATTTTATTACGTGATCCGCGCGTTCATGCAGTGAGCTTTGTGGGCTCTACACCGGCGGCGGCACATGTATATAAAGTCGGTTCCGAGTTCGGCAAACGCGTGCAAACTTTTGGTGCGGCGAAAAACCATGCATTGATTATGCCTGATGCGGATATTGAATCCACGGCGAACGCTTTGTTGGGAGCCGCATTTGGTGCAGCGGGTGAGCGTTGTATGGCACTGGCATTAGCTGTGACGATTGATGATGAAACCGCAGATAAATTAGTGGCGGCCTTAAAACCGAAAGTAGAAGCGCTTCGTTATGGTCCGGGTATTCCGAAAGACGGTGAAAAAGAAATGGACTTTGGTCCGTTAATTACTCAACAACATCTTAATAATGTGACGAATTACATTACAACTGGTGTGGAAGAAGGCGCAACACTCGTTGTTGATGGTCGGGGTAAAAAACCGGCAGGTCATGAAAATGGTTTCTTTATTGGTGGCTCCTTGTTTGACAATGTAACTGGCGATATGGTGATTTATAAAGAAGAAATCTTTGGTCCGGTGCTTGGTATTGTCAGAGCGAAAAGTTTTGAAGAAGCGATGAAATTGATTAATGAACATCCTTATGGAAATGGTACGGCAATCTTTACCTCCGATGGTGGTGCGGCGCGTGAATTTGCGTATCACGTTCAAGCCGGTATGGTGGGTATTAATGTGCCGATTCCGGTGCCGATGTCATTCCACTGTTTTGGCGGTTGGAAACATTCTTCTTACAGCACGTTGAACGTTTATGGTCCGGACGGTGTTCGTTTCTACACGAAGATGAAAACCGTCACCACACGTTGGCCGAATAAATATGTGATTGAGAATGCGGCATTTAGTATGCCTACATTGTAA
- the secD gene encoding protein translocase subunit SecD translates to MLNRYPLWKNLMVIFLIAIGVLYALPNLYGEDPAVQISGTRGQEANSGILSEVQTVLKDNNLATKSIVLENGSILVRFNNTDAQLLAKDKITEKLGTNYSVALNLAPATPTWLSSIGGNPMKWGLDLRGGVRFLMEVDMNSALSKRQEQLQDSLRTELRREKYQYTAIKSAENFGTTITLARPEQLSDVQRYLRRQHQNLEVKAISDNTLSLGLSDAALNEARESAIEQNLSILRKRVTELGVAEAVIQRQGAERIVVELPGVQDTARAKEILGATATLEFRLVNGNANLEAAARGMVTSDSEVKYDRNNRPIVLYKRAVLGGEHITNASSGVDQNTSRPQVSVTLDSEGGEIMSQTTRANIQKPMATLYVEYKDSGKKDENGKTILQKHEEVINVATIQGRFGSQFQITGIDSPAEAQNLAVLLRSGALIAPIQIVEERTIGPSLGAQNVEQGLQASFWGLMIVVAFMVIYYRKFGLIANVALIANIVLLVGLMSLLPGATLTMPGIAGIVLAVGMSVDANVLIFERIKEEIRNGRPVQQAINEGYSGAFSSIFDANLTTILTAVALYAVGTGPIKGFAITLSLGIAISMFTAITGTRAIVNFLYGGKRIDKLSI, encoded by the coding sequence ATGTTAAATCGTTACCCTTTATGGAAGAATCTAATGGTGATCTTTTTGATCGCCATTGGTGTTTTATACGCTCTTCCAAATCTTTACGGTGAAGATCCTGCCGTACAAATTTCAGGAACTCGTGGCCAAGAAGCCAATTCCGGCATCTTAAGCGAAGTTCAAACCGTTCTAAAAGACAATAATCTGGCAACTAAATCCATTGTGTTGGAAAACGGTTCAATCTTAGTACGTTTTAACAACACTGATGCGCAATTACTCGCCAAAGATAAAATCACCGAGAAATTAGGCACAAATTATTCTGTCGCCTTAAACCTTGCACCGGCAACACCAACATGGTTAAGCAGTATTGGTGGTAATCCGATGAAATGGGGCTTAGATTTGCGCGGTGGCGTACGTTTCTTAATGGAAGTGGATATGAATTCTGCTTTAAGCAAACGTCAGGAACAATTACAGGATTCCTTGCGCACAGAGTTACGTAGAGAAAAATATCAGTACACCGCCATCAAATCGGCAGAAAATTTTGGCACAACCATTACGTTAGCTCGCCCAGAACAACTTTCCGATGTGCAACGTTATTTGCGTCGCCAACACCAAAATTTAGAAGTAAAAGCCATTTCCGATAATACATTATCCCTAGGTTTGTCTGACGCCGCATTAAACGAAGCCCGCGAAAGCGCTATTGAACAAAACTTAAGTATTTTGCGTAAACGTGTGACAGAGCTTGGTGTTGCGGAAGCGGTGATTCAGCGCCAAGGCGCAGAACGTATCGTGGTTGAGTTGCCGGGTGTGCAAGACACCGCACGCGCAAAAGAAATTCTTGGCGCGACGGCTACTCTTGAGTTCCGTTTAGTCAACGGCAACGCAAACTTAGAAGCGGCGGCTCGCGGTATGGTCACTTCTGATTCTGAAGTGAAATATGACAGAAACAATCGCCCTATCGTGCTATATAAACGCGCGGTATTAGGTGGTGAACACATTACTAACGCGAGTTCCGGTGTTGATCAAAATACATCCAGACCACAAGTTAGTGTAACCTTGGATAGTGAAGGTGGCGAAATTATGTCGCAAACGACGCGTGCCAACATCCAAAAACCAATGGCAACGTTGTACGTTGAATATAAAGACAGCGGCAAAAAAGACGAAAATGGTAAAACCATTTTACAAAAACACGAAGAAGTTATTAACGTTGCAACCATTCAAGGCCGCTTCGGTAGTCAATTCCAAATTACCGGTATTGATTCTCCTGCAGAAGCACAAAATCTTGCCGTATTACTTCGTTCCGGTGCGTTGATTGCACCGATTCAAATCGTGGAAGAACGCACCATCGGTCCGTCTCTTGGTGCGCAAAACGTAGAACAAGGTTTGCAAGCAAGCTTTTGGGGCTTAATGATCGTAGTGGCGTTTATGGTGATTTACTACCGTAAATTTGGCCTTATCGCCAATGTCGCTTTGATCGCCAACATCGTTTTATTAGTCGGTTTAATGTCGTTATTACCAGGTGCCACGCTCACCATGCCGGGTATTGCCGGTATCGTATTGGCGGTCGGGATGTCTGTGGATGCGAACGTATTAATCTTCGAGCGGATTAAAGAAGAAATCCGCAACGGTCGTCCGGTTCAACAAGCTATTAATGAAGGTTATAGCGGTGCGTTTAGTTCCATCTTCGATGCTAACTTAACCACCATTTTGACCGCCGTGGCACTTTACGCCGTGGGAACAGGCCCAATTAAAGGTTTCGCAATCACCTTGTCTTTAGGTATTGCCATTTCAATGTTTACCGCAATCACCGGCACACGGGCAATCGTGAACTTCTTATACGGCGGCAAACGAATTGATAAATTATCAATTTAA